GCTCGACGGCTATCCGGTCTTCACCCGCAAAGCCTCGACAGATGTCTCCTATATCGCTTGTGCCCGACGCCTGCTGGGCAATGCGGCGGCCTTCTATCCGCAATTTGCCACCCACAACGCCCAGACTCTGGCGACGATCCTGATGCTGGCCGGGTCGGAGCGGCGGGACTTCGAATTTCAACGGCTTCACGGCATGGGACAGGCGCTCTACGAGCGTTTGGTCGAGGAGTCGGGACGCGACATCAGCTGCCGCATCTACGCGCCGGTGGGCAGCCACGAGGACCTGCTGGCCTATCTCGTCCGGCGACTACTCGAGAACGGTGCCAACACGTCCTTCGTAAATCGGATTGTCGACGATGCGATGCCGATCGAACGACTGGTCGAAAGCCCGGTCGCGGCGGTCTCGGCCATCGATTCGAAGCCGCACCCCCGGATCGTCCTGCCGCGCGATCTGTTCGGCCCGGGTCGGCGCAACTCCAAGGGCCTTGACCTCAGCGATGTCGAGGTTCTTGGTGCGCTGGCCAGGGACATGGGACGCGCCAGCGAAACATCCTGGCGGGCGGCGCCGCTGATCGGTGGCGAAATCGTGGGTGGTACGGTCCGCACGATCACCAACCCCGCGGACCGTCGGGATGATGTCGGCGAGGTCGCTGAGGCCAATGTCGACCTGGTTGATCAGGCTCTGTCGCGCGCGCATGCCGCGGCACGCGCATGGTCGGACACGCCGGCCGATGAACGGGCATCGTGCCTGGAACGCTTCGCCGACAGGCTCGAGCAGAATATGGCCCAGGCCATGGCGATCGCTTGTCGTGAGGCGGGCAAGACACTGGCCGACGGGGTTGCCGAGGTGCGCGAGGCGGTCGACTTCTGCCGCTACTACGCGGCTCGCGCCCGCGACGACTTCGCCGCTCCTGTCACACTTCCGGGACCGACCGGAGAGACGAACACGATTGCGCTGCACGGACGCGGTGTTTTTGTCTGCATCTCACCCTGGAACTTCCCGCTGGCGATCTTCTGCGGTCAGGTCACCGCTGCCCTCGCGGCCGGCAACGCGGTGATCGCGAAACCGGCCGAGCAGACTCCGCTGATGGCGTTGTTTGCAGCTCGTCTTCTGCACGAGGCCGGTGTTCCCGGGGACGTTCTTCATTTGCTGCCCGGCGACGGTGCAACAGTGGGTGCTGCGCTGGTGGCCGACCCGCGCGTCGCGGGCGTCGCCTTCACGGGATCGACCGAGACCGCGCAGCTTATCAACCGCAAACTGGCCGAGCGATCCGGACCGATCGTGCCGTTGATCGCAGAGACCGGCGGTCAAAACGCCATGATCGTGGATTCCACGGCGCTGCCGGAGCAGGTCACGGCCGATGTGATCCATTCGGCCGTCAACAGCGCAGGACAGCGCTGTTCGGCGCTGCGTGTCCTGTGTCTGCAGGAGGAGGTGGCGGACAAGACCATCGCCATGCTGACCGGCGCGATGGCGGAACTGAAGGTCGGCGATCCCGCCTTGCTCGCGACCGATGTCGGACCGGTCATCGACGATGAGGCGAAGGGTGTGCTGGAGGCCCATGTCGCGCGCATGGGTCAGGAGGCGACCGTGATCTACCGCTCGCTGCTGGGTCCCGAGACGGAGTACGGGACCTTCGTTGCGCCGACAGTGATCGAGATCGATGCGCTCTCACGTCTGGAGCGGGAGGTGTTCGGACCCGTGCTCCATGTCATGCGGTTTTCACAGGGCCGGCTCGACGATCTGATCGACGCCATCAACGGCACCGGCTACGGCCTCACGCTCGGGATCCACACGCGTATCGATTCGGTAGCAGAGCACATCGCGGATCGTGCCGAGGTCGGCAATATCTACGTCAACCGCAACATGATCGGTGCGATCGTGGGCAGCCAGCCGTTCGGTGGCGAGCGGCTCTCGGGGACCGGGCCGAAGGCCGGCGGGCCCCGCTATCTCCATCGTTTTGCGACCGAACGGGTCGTTTCAACGGACACGACGGCGGCCGGCGGCAACGCAGGACTCATGACCCTGGACGACTAGAGGGTCGCCGACAGGCTGATCGCGCCGAACTGGTCGACGTCTTCCTGTCCGTCGAACTCTTTCGTCCGCATGCGATGCGTGAAGGTCAGGCGCATGTGGCCCCAGGTCAGCGCGATACCGGTCTGGAACTCGCCGACGAACGGGTTCTTGTCGACGCTGTGGCTATGGGTGAACGTGTTGCCGTCGAGGAAGATGTTGCGTGCCACGAAGCGCGCCTCGGCGCCGGCGAAGACGTACCAGCCGAGACTGTCCCAACTGCCGGGAAGGAAGTATTCGGAACCGGCGATACCCGCGCCGATTCGGGGTGCGCCATAGTCCTGTCTGAGGTCCTGACCGATGCGCATCTCGGCACCGAGCCCGGCATAGGTGTGCACGTTGCCCAGCGCGAACGATCCGCGCGTCGTCAGGTCCCATTCGAGGCCGAGACCGCTGAGATCGGCATCCTTCACCGTGCGGTGCTGGCGCTCATAGAAGAGGTTGATTGCAGGTTCGTTGCTGAGCTGGTGGTCCCAGCCCTTCGGCCGAGGTGCCTTGATGATCTCGTGAAACCAGATTTGCATCTCATCGGCATAGGACGCCGGACCGATGACGCCCAGCGAGAGGCTGGCGCG
This DNA window, taken from Rhodospirillales bacterium, encodes the following:
- the putA gene encoding bifunctional proline dehydrogenase/L-glutamate gamma-semialdehyde dehydrogenase PutA; protein product: MTFVFDSLPDRDDLNALRRTYRADENEVVETMLAEARLGDDAARKVERLARDMVAQVRARRRDAGGLDAFMHEYDLSSDEGVALMCLAEALLRVPDPETSDRLIRDKIGDADWADHVGDSESLFVNASTWGLMLTGRIVRLDSEWTGNALGLLGRLVNRIGEPIIREAMVHAMRIIGRQFVMGQTIDEALDRSRDERAKGYRHSFDMLGEAARTMPDADRYMASYEAAIDRLGPAADDPDLFARPSISVKLSALHPRYELSQRERVMAELAPRLIVLAERARDCGIALTVDAEEADRLEISLELFGLASGSASLAGWDGLGLAVQAYQKRAVHVLDFLADMAARHGRRIPVRLVKGAYWDTEIKLSQEQGLDGYPVFTRKASTDVSYIACARRLLGNAAAFYPQFATHNAQTLATILMLAGSERRDFEFQRLHGMGQALYERLVEESGRDISCRIYAPVGSHEDLLAYLVRRLLENGANTSFVNRIVDDAMPIERLVESPVAAVSAIDSKPHPRIVLPRDLFGPGRRNSKGLDLSDVEVLGALARDMGRASETSWRAAPLIGGEIVGGTVRTITNPADRRDDVGEVAEANVDLVDQALSRAHAAARAWSDTPADERASCLERFADRLEQNMAQAMAIACREAGKTLADGVAEVREAVDFCRYYAARARDDFAAPVTLPGPTGETNTIALHGRGVFVCISPWNFPLAIFCGQVTAALAAGNAVIAKPAEQTPLMALFAARLLHEAGVPGDVLHLLPGDGATVGAALVADPRVAGVAFTGSTETAQLINRKLAERSGPIVPLIAETGGQNAMIVDSTALPEQVTADVIHSAVNSAGQRCSALRVLCLQEEVADKTIAMLTGAMAELKVGDPALLATDVGPVIDDEAKGVLEAHVARMGQEATVIYRSLLGPETEYGTFVAPTVIEIDALSRLEREVFGPVLHVMRFSQGRLDDLIDAINGTGYGLTLGIHTRIDSVAEHIADRAEVGNIYVNRNMIGAIVGSQPFGGERLSGTGPKAGGPRYLHRFATERVVSTDTTAAGGNAGLMTLDD
- a CDS encoding lipid A deacylase LpxR family protein, with the protein product MISRARSSLFGALTALLLPAGLAVAEEPGQIVGIQTENDFFVSNDDGEYTHGMQLSYLSGAKDIPDLVVNGANLLPMFDVGGGKRWGITIAQSMFTPNDIRSPNLLVDDRPYAGWLRGDIGLAADNGDRLDRASLSLGVIGPASYADEMQIWFHEIIKAPRPKGWDHQLSNEPAINLFYERQHRTVKDADLSGLGLEWDLTTRGSFALGNVHTYAGLGAEMRIGQDLRQDYGAPRIGAGIAGSEYFLPGSWDSLGWYVFAGAEARFVARNIFLDGNTFTHSHSVDKNPFVGEFQTGIALTWGHMRLTFTHRMRTKEFDGQEDVDQFGAISLSATL